A stretch of the Dioscorea cayenensis subsp. rotundata cultivar TDr96_F1 chromosome 4, TDr96_F1_v2_PseudoChromosome.rev07_lg8_w22 25.fasta, whole genome shotgun sequence genome encodes the following:
- the LOC120258972 gene encoding C2 domain-containing protein At1g53590-like isoform X2, with the protein MEEIASQQFLMPIIPWFLDKFKPWTARKAVVQHLYLGRNPPMFTDMRVLRDSPDDDHLVLELGMSFLSADDMSAILAVQLRKRVGFGISANMHMTGMHIEGKILVGVKFLRHWPFIGRVRVCFVEQPYIQLTVKPIFSHGIDVTELPGIAGWLDKILAVAFEQTLVEPNMMVIDVQKFVSAPTENWFTVDEKRPIAFAKVEILEANDMKPSDLNGLADPYVKGQLGPYRFRTKIQKKTLSPKWMEEFKIPISSWEVPNVLVLEVRDKDHIFDDLLGDCSININELRGGQRHDKWISLCHVKIGRLHLAITLLEGEEENQKGKEKEKQVDEEESPKRMESTDPRPSSVSEDYSNVETPMDKSKKMADEFEAVDIEGQEKTGIWVHHPGSDVSQTWEPRKGRVLRTETTQLYSEDNSNNSPRSACSSSENSIDENTSGNRSHKPGTRTIRKGLHKIGSMFRKTSKNDNLSLKNQSPRPNDDSVLPSPGPNLRAVGDHGSAVKLIVDDACVENIRDEMQDQKSEVKVKTSKQGSGKLGHIKSSLGRKSSKKLTEEAVDMADNDSSHGGINSSNDSMKHPFVVEGASIDATSLCAHDEKSGNNVDEI; encoded by the exons CGGAAAGCAGTTGTTCAACACCTTTACTTGGGTAGGAACCCTCCAATGTTCACTGATATGCGGGTTCTTCGTGATTCCCCTGATGATGATCACTTG GTTTTAGAACTAGGAATGAGTTTCCTATCTGCTGATGACATGAGCGCAATACTTGCAGTCCAGTTGAGGAAAAGAGTAGGGTTTGGCATTTCAGCAAATATGCATATGACTGGCATGCATATTGAAGGAAAG ATTCTGGTGGGTGTAAAATTTCTTAGGCATTGGCCGTTCATTGGGCGTGTAAGAGTATGCTTTGTTGAACAACCATACATACAGTTAACAGTCAAACCAATTTTCAGTCATGGTATTGATGTTACTGAACTTCCAGGAATTGCTGGCTGGCTA gATAAGATTTTGGCTGTTGCGTTTGAGCAAACTTTGGTTGAG cCAAATATGATGGTAATTGATGTGCAAAAGTTCGTTTCGGCACCAACAG AAAACTGGTTCACCGTTGATGAGAAACGTCCTATAGCCTTTGCTAAGGTGGAAATTTTAGAAGCAAATGACATGAAACCATCCGATCTTAATG GGCTTGCAGACCCATATGTGAAAGGTCAGCTTGGTCCTTACAGATTCCGGACAAAGATTCAAAAGAAGACGTTGTCTCCCAAGTGGATGGAGGAGTTCAAGATACCCATCAGCTCATGGGAAGTTCCTAATGTGCTAGTTCTTGAAGTTCGAGATAAGGACCATATTTTTGATGACCTACTTGG AGACTGTTCAATAAACATCAATGAACTAAGGGGTGGACAAAGACATGACAAATGGATATCTTTGTGTCATGTCAAAATTGGAAGGCTACACTTGGCAATAACTCTACTTGAAGGTGAAGAAG AAAATCAAAAGgggaaggaaaaggaaaaacaagtaGATGAAGAAGAGTCTCCCAAACGCATGGAATCTACTGACCCCAGGCCAAGTTCTGTGAGTGAAGACTACTCCAATGTTGAAACACCCATGGATAAAAGTAAGAAAATGGCAGATGAGTTTGAGGCTGTTGACATCGAGGGGCAAGAGAAGACCGGAATTTGGGTACATCATCCTGGAAGTGATGTTTCCCAGACATGGGAACCGAGAAAAGGACGCGTTTTACGTACAGAAACAACTCAACTTTATAGCGAGGACAACAGCAATAACAGCCCACGCTCTGCTTGCTCGTCGAGTGAGAACAGCATTGATGAAAATACTTCTGGAAATAGGAGTCATAAGCCGGGGACAAGGACGATACGTAAAGGTTTACACAAAATTGGCTCCATGTTTCGTAAAACCTCAAAGAATGACAATCTTAGCTTGAAGAATCAAAGTCCAAGACCGAACGATGACTCTGTCCTTCCATCACCTGGCCCTAACCTTCGTGCAGTCGGTGACCATGGCAGTGCAGTCAAACTTATTGTCGATGATGCATGTGTTGAAAACATCAGAGATGAAATGCAAGATCAGAAGAGTGAAGTTAAAGTGAAAACTTCAAAGCAAGGAAGTGGGAAATTAGGACACATTAAGAGTTCACTGGGCAGGAAGAGTTCAAAGAAATTGACAGAAGAAGCTGTTGATATGGCTGATAATGATAGTTCTCATGGTGGTATAAATTCATCAAATGATTCAATGAAACATCCATTTGTGGTTGAAGGTGCCTCCATTGATGCTACTTCATTGTGTGCTCATGATGAGAAATCTGGGAATAATGTGGATGAAATTTAG
- the LOC120258665 gene encoding uncharacterized mitochondrial protein AtMg00810-like: MTNCKAASTPMSSTDKLSKTQGSPLSETAILMYRSTVGALQYLTLTSPDISYAATFSHGLFIRKSSSRLLSAFYDANWAGCPDNRRSTSGFVVYLGPNLISWSSRKQPTVSRSSTEVEYKALANAMAELV, from the exons ATGACGAATTGCAAGGCAGCTTCAACTCCTATGTCAAGTACAGATAAGTTGTCCAAGACTCAAGGATCACCTCTCTCTGAAACTGCCATTCTCATGTATAGAAGCACTGTTGGGGCACTTCAGTATTTAACTCTCACATCGCCAGATATCTCATATGCC GCAACCTTCTCACATGGCCTCTTCATTCGGAAGTCAAGCTCCAGGCTTCTCAGTGCCTTTTATGATGCTAATTGGGCAGGATGTCCTGATAACCGTCGCTCAACTAGTGGTTTTGTAGTTTATCTTGGTCCCAACTTGATATCATGGAGTTCTAGGAAGCAACCAACAGTTTCTCGCTCAAGTACAGAAGTTGAGTACAAAGCACTTGCAAATGCCATGGCTGAATTAGTATAG